One genomic segment of Choristoneura fumiferana chromosome Z, NRCan_CFum_1, whole genome shotgun sequence includes these proteins:
- the LOC141427601 gene encoding S-formylglutathione hydrolase isoform X1 has protein sequence MQTIKEDFHQKLKMDNLEQISCNKIFGGFQKVYSHDSSELKCKMNFSIYLPPQVEGGDAKLPVIFYLSGLTCTEQNFITKSGFQRYAAEHGIIVVGPDTSPRGVKVEGDDESWDFGVSAGFYLDATQEKWATNYRMASYVNKELYELILQAFSNVVDPKRFGIMGHSMGGHGALVSTLRNPGLYKSVSAFAPICNPTACPWGVKAFTGYLGEDKSKWVEWDATELVKKYDGPPLTLLIDQGAADTFYIQKQLLPENLVEACRSVGVPVILNLREGYDHSYYYISTYLNEHFEFHAKILKA, from the exons GTTTTCAAAAGGTGTATTCCCATGACTCCTCAGAGCTAAAATGCAAAATGAACTTCTCAATTTACCTGCCACCTCAGGTGGAGGGCGGGGATGCGAAGCTGCCTGTCATCTTTTACTTGTCAGGACTTACATGCACTGAACAGAACTTCATCACTAAGTCAGGTTTCCAAAG GTATGCCGCAGAGCATGGCATTATAGTGGTGGGCCCTGATACCTCCCCTAGGGGGGTGAAGGTAGAAGGAGATGATGAATCATGGGATTTTGGAGTGTCAGCTGGCTTCTACCTAGATGCTACTCAAGAAAAGTGGGCAACAAACTATAGAATGGCCAGCTATGTCAATAAGGAGCTGTATGAATTGATCCTACAAGCTTTCAGCAATGTAGTTGACCCTAAGAGATTTGGCATCATGGGACACAG CATGGGAGGACATGGAGCTTTGGTTTCCACACTAAGGAATCCTGGTTTGTACAAGTCCGTCAGTGCCTTTGCGCCCATTTGCAACCCTACAGCATGCCCATGGGGTGTCAAGGCATTCACTGGGTACTTGGGTGAAGACAAAAGTAAATGGGTGGAATGGGATGCCACTGAACTGGTCAAGAAGTATGATGGACCTCCACTGACGTTGCTTATTGACcag GGTGCTGCTGATACATTCTACATTCAAAAACAACTTCTTCCTGAAAACTTAGTGGAAGCTTGTCGCTCAGTGGGAGTGCCTGTGATCCTTAACCTTCGCGAGGGATATGACCACTCCTATTACTACATCTCCACCTACCTCAATGAACATTTCGAGTTCCATGCAAAAATACTCAAGGCCTAG
- the LOC141427601 gene encoding S-formylglutathione hydrolase isoform X2, with protein sequence MDNLEQISCNKIFGGFQKVYSHDSSELKCKMNFSIYLPPQVEGGDAKLPVIFYLSGLTCTEQNFITKSGFQRYAAEHGIIVVGPDTSPRGVKVEGDDESWDFGVSAGFYLDATQEKWATNYRMASYVNKELYELILQAFSNVVDPKRFGIMGHSMGGHGALVSTLRNPGLYKSVSAFAPICNPTACPWGVKAFTGYLGEDKSKWVEWDATELVKKYDGPPLTLLIDQGAADTFYIQKQLLPENLVEACRSVGVPVILNLREGYDHSYYYISTYLNEHFEFHAKILKA encoded by the exons GTTTTCAAAAGGTGTATTCCCATGACTCCTCAGAGCTAAAATGCAAAATGAACTTCTCAATTTACCTGCCACCTCAGGTGGAGGGCGGGGATGCGAAGCTGCCTGTCATCTTTTACTTGTCAGGACTTACATGCACTGAACAGAACTTCATCACTAAGTCAGGTTTCCAAAG GTATGCCGCAGAGCATGGCATTATAGTGGTGGGCCCTGATACCTCCCCTAGGGGGGTGAAGGTAGAAGGAGATGATGAATCATGGGATTTTGGAGTGTCAGCTGGCTTCTACCTAGATGCTACTCAAGAAAAGTGGGCAACAAACTATAGAATGGCCAGCTATGTCAATAAGGAGCTGTATGAATTGATCCTACAAGCTTTCAGCAATGTAGTTGACCCTAAGAGATTTGGCATCATGGGACACAG CATGGGAGGACATGGAGCTTTGGTTTCCACACTAAGGAATCCTGGTTTGTACAAGTCCGTCAGTGCCTTTGCGCCCATTTGCAACCCTACAGCATGCCCATGGGGTGTCAAGGCATTCACTGGGTACTTGGGTGAAGACAAAAGTAAATGGGTGGAATGGGATGCCACTGAACTGGTCAAGAAGTATGATGGACCTCCACTGACGTTGCTTATTGACcag GGTGCTGCTGATACATTCTACATTCAAAAACAACTTCTTCCTGAAAACTTAGTGGAAGCTTGTCGCTCAGTGGGAGTGCCTGTGATCCTTAACCTTCGCGAGGGATATGACCACTCCTATTACTACATCTCCACCTACCTCAATGAACATTTCGAGTTCCATGCAAAAATACTCAAGGCCTAG